In Shouchella patagoniensis, the following are encoded in one genomic region:
- the mutY gene encoding A/G-specific adenine glycosylase, translating into MLEVNEVVFASFQKNLVSWYETHKRELPWRKSQEPYRVWVSEIMLQQTRVDTVIPYYERFMRVFPEMEDLAYAKEEDLLKVWEGLGYYSRVRNLQTAVKEVVENYGGVVPDNRKEIEGLKGVGPYTAGAILSIAYNKAEPAVDGNVMRVLSRVFCMENDIAKPQTRKKHEVILYDLIDKYNPSSFNQGLMELGALVCTPTSPGCLLCPVREQCMAYDQGKQHELPVKSKKKKARSVKIDAFLLTDNKGRVLIEKRPEKGLLAGLWQLPMLEKTSDSFGMQDDWFKSNLENMKPVKTTFQVKHVFSHLIWEIDLYTGQVVLDQLDQVPNTCKFVTKKQLEEYAFPVSQQKLLTYSLEEDLL; encoded by the coding sequence ATGTTAGAAGTCAATGAAGTTGTATTTGCTTCTTTTCAAAAAAATTTAGTGAGTTGGTATGAAACACATAAAAGAGAGTTACCATGGCGTAAATCGCAGGAGCCTTACAGGGTCTGGGTATCCGAGATTATGTTGCAACAAACTCGTGTGGATACAGTCATTCCATACTATGAACGATTTATGCGTGTGTTCCCAGAAATGGAGGATCTTGCTTATGCAAAAGAGGAAGATCTTCTTAAAGTGTGGGAGGGCCTTGGTTACTATTCGCGTGTAAGAAATTTACAAACAGCGGTCAAAGAAGTCGTTGAAAACTACGGCGGCGTGGTCCCAGATAATCGCAAAGAAATAGAAGGATTAAAAGGGGTCGGACCTTATACAGCGGGGGCAATCTTAAGTATCGCCTACAATAAAGCAGAACCAGCTGTAGATGGTAATGTGATGAGAGTGCTCTCGCGCGTTTTCTGTATGGAAAATGATATCGCTAAACCACAAACGAGAAAGAAGCACGAAGTCATCCTTTATGATCTTATTGATAAATACAATCCTTCTAGTTTTAATCAAGGACTAATGGAGCTTGGTGCACTCGTCTGTACGCCTACGTCTCCTGGTTGTTTATTATGCCCTGTGAGAGAACAATGTATGGCTTATGATCAAGGTAAACAACATGAATTACCGGTTAAGTCGAAAAAAAAGAAAGCTAGATCAGTGAAAATTGATGCATTCTTATTGACGGATAACAAAGGGCGCGTACTTATTGAAAAACGTCCCGAGAAAGGGTTACTTGCGGGACTTTGGCAACTACCGATGCTTGAAAAAACGTCTGATTCATTCGGGATGCAAGATGACTGGTTTAAGTCGAATTTAGAGAATATGAAGCCGGTAAAGACAACATTCCAAGTAAAACATGTTTTTAGTCATTTGATTTGGGAAATAGACCTTTACACTGGACAAGTAGTGTTAGATCAATTAGATCAAGTTCCAAATACGTGTAAGTTTGTGACAAAAAAGCAGTTAGAGGAATATGCTTTTCCTGTATCGCAGCAAAAACTGCTTACATATAGTTTAGAGGAGGACTTGCTATGA
- a CDS encoding SDR family NAD(P)-dependent oxidoreductase, protein MNLDLQGKSVLITGGTKGIGKEIARAFLREEAKVIVCARSIPSNWEEDIPVITGDVTNCEERKRIYAEATAEVGPIDVLINNAGGSNGGFIDETEMEEFYYAFELNYFSAVHFAKLVLPAMKAEKAGSIINISSIYGRESGGKATYNNAKAAMISFTKALADEVAQDGIRVNSVAPGAVLHPTGNWQKRLEKDPEGIEAFVTREIPAGRFGSPEEIADVVVFLASSKANWVTGASLQVDGGQSKANF, encoded by the coding sequence ATGAATTTGGATTTGCAAGGGAAGTCAGTATTGATAACGGGCGGGACAAAAGGGATCGGCAAAGAAATTGCCCGTGCTTTTTTGCGTGAAGAGGCAAAAGTTATCGTTTGTGCGAGGTCAATACCTTCTAATTGGGAAGAAGATATTCCTGTTATTACAGGTGACGTAACGAATTGTGAAGAGAGAAAACGAATTTATGCTGAAGCAACCGCAGAAGTTGGACCAATTGATGTATTAATTAATAATGCTGGCGGAAGTAACGGTGGATTCATTGACGAAACAGAGATGGAAGAGTTTTATTATGCGTTTGAATTAAATTATTTCTCGGCTGTCCATTTTGCGAAACTTGTATTGCCGGCAATGAAAGCTGAGAAGGCAGGGTCAATCATTAATATTTCATCCATCTATGGACGTGAATCAGGTGGGAAGGCTACTTATAACAACGCTAAAGCAGCAATGATTAGTTTCACGAAAGCACTTGCAGATGAAGTGGCTCAAGATGGGATTCGTGTAAATAGTGTGGCGCCAGGAGCTGTTTTGCATCCGACTGGAAATTGGCAAAAACGTTTGGAGAAAGACCCAGAAGGGATAGAAGCTTTTGTTACAAGGGAAATTCCTGCTGGGCGTTTTGGTTCTCCGGAAGAGATAGCGGATGTAGTTGTCTTTCTTGCTTCATCAAAAGCAAATTGGGTAACTGGTGCCTCGTTACAAGTAGATGGGGGCCAATCAAAAGCAAACTTCTAG
- a CDS encoding cytosolic protein: MYVGRDLTELENIDPADWSDKELAFFHHGMQQLNGYLTFQGNVKHEKIMEEIKKRGGLHQKATWTQGTEVHYD, encoded by the coding sequence ATGTACGTCGGCCGAGATTTAACTGAGTTAGAAAACATCGACCCTGCTGATTGGAGCGACAAAGAACTCGCTTTTTTTCACCATGGGATGCAGCAACTCAATGGATATTTAACGTTTCAGGGAAATGTGAAGCACGAAAAAATCATGGAAGAAATAAAAAAACGCGGGGGACTTCACCAAAAAGCTACTTGGACGCAAGGAACAGAAGTCCATTACGATTAA
- the fabL gene encoding enoyl-[acyl-carrier-protein] reductase FabL, whose product MERKTALVTGSSRGIGKEIAVRLAQQGFNIVINFARSRSQAEATAEEIRALGVEVLTVKANVGKPEKIKEMFTQIDETFGRLDVFVNNAASGVLRPLMELEESHWNWTMDINAKALLFCAQEAAKRMEKNGGGKIVSLSSLGSIRYLDNYTTVGVSKAAVESLTRYLAVELAPKGIVVNAVSGGAVDTDALTHFPNRDELLRDAANRTPAGRMVEAADLAKAAMFLLSDEASMIRGQTLIVDGGISLLA is encoded by the coding sequence ATGGAAAGAAAAACTGCATTGGTAACAGGGAGTAGCAGAGGAATCGGAAAAGAAATCGCCGTTAGGCTCGCGCAGCAAGGATTTAATATCGTCATTAATTTTGCGCGTAGCAGATCACAAGCAGAGGCTACAGCAGAGGAAATTAGAGCACTTGGTGTCGAAGTTCTTACAGTTAAAGCAAATGTAGGAAAGCCAGAAAAAATTAAAGAGATGTTTACACAAATTGATGAGACATTTGGCAGGTTGGATGTTTTTGTGAATAATGCGGCGTCAGGTGTTTTACGTCCATTAATGGAATTAGAAGAAAGCCATTGGAACTGGACAATGGATATTAATGCAAAAGCTCTTTTGTTTTGTGCGCAGGAAGCAGCAAAGCGGATGGAAAAGAATGGCGGAGGTAAAATCGTAAGCCTTAGTTCACTTGGTTCCATTCGGTACCTTGATAATTATACGACAGTTGGAGTTTCAAAAGCGGCAGTTGAGTCACTAACACGTTATTTAGCCGTTGAACTAGCTCCAAAAGGAATAGTGGTAAATGCTGTTTCTGGTGGCGCAGTGGACACGGATGCGTTAACACACTTTCCGAATAGGGATGAACTCTTACGCGATGCTGCTAATAGAACACCAGCAGGGCGAATGGTTGAGGCCGCAGATTTAGCAAAAGCGGCAATGTTTTTGTTATCTGATGAAGCAAGCATGATTCGTGGGCAAACGCTTATTGTTGATGGTGGTATTTCCCTTTTGGCTTAA
- a CDS encoding gamma-type small acid-soluble spore protein, translating to MNKESKTNKNQVKKQNQASEQGYNAEFASETDVQEVKQQNAKSAQKKNQQ from the coding sequence ATGAATAAGGAATCAAAAACAAACAAAAACCAAGTGAAGAAGCAAAACCAAGCTTCTGAACAAGGGTACAATGCTGAATTTGCTAGCGAAACTGATGTACAAGAAGTGAAGCAACAAAACGCAAAATCAGCTCAGAAAAAGAACCAACAATAA
- the ntdP gene encoding nucleoside tri-diphosphate phosphatase, which yields MSFPKEGSTIQIQSYKHNGTLHRIWEDTTILKGTSKIVVAGNDRIIVRESDGRNWRTREPAICYFDADQWFNTIGMIRADGIYYYCNIGTPFTWDEEALKYIDYDLDIKVYPDMTMKLLDEDEYELHSKIMHYPPELDGILKKSVEELKSWIHQRKGPFAPQFVENWYERYLQYR from the coding sequence ATGAGCTTTCCAAAGGAAGGCAGCACAATCCAGATACAAAGTTATAAGCATAATGGGACGCTTCACCGGATTTGGGAAGACACCACAATCTTAAAAGGAACATCCAAAATAGTAGTAGCCGGAAATGATCGGATTATTGTTCGTGAATCCGATGGCAGAAATTGGCGTACAAGAGAACCTGCGATTTGTTATTTTGATGCTGATCAGTGGTTTAATACAATTGGAATGATTCGTGCTGATGGGATATACTACTACTGCAATATTGGTACACCTTTTACGTGGGATGAAGAAGCTCTCAAGTATATTGATTATGACCTTGATATTAAAGTTTATCCGGATATGACGATGAAGCTGCTTGATGAAGATGAGTATGAATTGCATAGTAAAATTATGCATTATCCACCAGAGCTAGACGGCATTTTAAAGAAAAGCGTTGAAGAGCTCAAATCCTGGATTCATCAAAGGAAAGGCCCGTTCGCGCCTCAGTTTGTCGAGAACTGGTATGAACGATATTTGCAATATCGCTAA